AGAGTCACCACAATAGTCATCTCTTCAGCAGACATGGCCAAACAAGTCCTCCAAACACATGACCGGCTCTTGGCCAACCGAACCATCCCGGACGCAATCCGAGTCTACAACAGCGAGGAGTTGAGATTGCCGTGGATACCCGTTTCAAGCCGGTGGAGGAATCTTAGAAAAATATGCAACGGCCAACTATTCTCCAACACAGCGCTTGACGCCAACCAAGATATCCGGCGGAAGAAAGTGCAAGAGCTCCTTGCCGAAACTCGTCAAAGCAGCCTAACCGGTGAGGCAGTAGAGATCGGCAGAGCAGCTTTCAAGACTACGCTTAATTTATTATCAAACACCATTCTTTCGGTGGATTTGGCGGACCCTAATTCTGATGCGGCTAGAAAGTTCCAGGAGATTGTATGGAATATCTTGAAAGAAGCAGGGAAACCCAACATAGTAGATCATTTTCCTTTGTTTCAGAAGTTGGACCCCCAAGGGATAAGGCGGCGCATGACAGTTAACTTTCGGAAGATGATAGGCCTCTTTTCCGGCATGATTAACGAACGATTGCAGTTGAGAAAAGTGTCTGATTTTATCACGAACAGGGATATGTTAGATACCCTTCTCAACATCACTGAAGAAAACAATGAAATGATGGACATGACCACGATGGAACATTTCGTGTTGGTCAgtattattattctttcttcttggatTTATTATTTGTCATCTATTTACTTTGATTTTGATGAatatgttttgataaatgacttCTTGTTGGGGAACTAGGATCGtcctttttctccattttaagttaatttagaattaagattagattttacagatttaataaaatttttatcgtaaaatatataattcatctGCTTTTTACTTGAAATGAAGAGTATGCTGATAGTGTTGAAAGAAGATTTCTGATAttagttcatttattaaaaatttaaaataaactaaactttTTTAGATGGAAAATAGGTTGATGATAGCTAGAAAAgcgaaataaattaattagacAGGAGACTATTTTACCTAGTTCGGTATAAACACCTATGCTCACACGTAGagattatgaaaatatattattttattctattcGATGTTATGTGTAATTaacttattttattctattattttttgtctgttcgcttaaaatatgaattacaTTTCATCataattctcttatttttttgaagtgggATCACCACACTCACATATAGGAATTACACATCTCCTAGCTTCTCTTCTTTCTAATACAGGTTTCACTAGAACTTGAGGCAATTTTTAACATCatatttcaaataataataataatgacttttgGTTGTATTAATTAGGATCTATTTGTTGCGGGGACGGATACAACTTCAGTCACACTAGAATGGGCGATGGCAGAACTACTCCACAACCCGGAGGCATtgtcaaaagcaaaaatagagcTGGACCAAGTAATTGGCAAAGGCAACCCGGTAGAGGAGTCGGATATTACTCGTTTACCTTACTTACAGGCGATAGTGAAAGAAACATTCCGATTGCACCCGGCAGTTCCATTGTTACTGCCTAGGAAAGCTGAAGCAGATGTAGAAATCAATGGCTATATCATTCCAAAGGGTGCACAAGTACTAGTGAATGCATGGGCTATAGGCCGAGATCCAACCATATGGGAGAATGCAAATTTATTTATGCCAGAGAGGTTTTTGGGATCAGAAATTGATGTAAGAGGTCGAAACTTTGAGCTTATACCCTTTGGTGGTGGAAGGAGAATATGTCCTGGTTTGCCATTGGTAATACGAGTGTTGCATTCGATGTTAGGTTCTCTTATCCACACCTTTAATTGGAGACTTGAAGATGGAGTTAAACGTGAAGATATGAACATGGAAGAAAAGTTTGGAATAACTTTACAGCGTGCTCATCCTCTAAGAGCTGTCCCTATTCTAGCTAGTCTAAAATAGGAAGAATTTACTTTGTTGTAGcttgaaagaaaaaatgcatatctcaaaaaatattaaaaataaaaaataacattttgtaTTAGCATATGCCTGGTGTATTGAACtataattttgttgaataacAAATATGGCTTGTGATTTTGTTGATgacttcaaatatatatacctGAGGTTGGAGAAGGTTGTAAAAGAAGGAAGACTTGCGCTTTTGACCAGTTTAGCACTACAGCCAAAGCTTGATTGGCCAATTATTCTATTGTATGCATGTGATGATGTGATTGTAACTAGAGGTGGGCAAAATATTCGATTATCGCTTATTGACCGTCACTGAATCACCATTGACCGCTTACCGAATTTACCGACTTTTGGCTATTggtaatcaaaataaaaatttataccgAAGTCGATATTTGAACCGAAACCGACTCAACCACCAAATTATGGTATGGCCAGCATCGTCCTAGCAATATTCGgttctcatttaattttatCTATATTAGTGACAATTTGTAATAATCTAAGATAATGAATATGTTAAGAGTGCTTATAAATATGTCCAATAAATACTTGTTTAgccctaaaaaaaaactatttgggCCCAAAAACAACTAATTAGGCctaaaaagagattttattgtTTAGTATGTTCAAGATTAAACCcttattttagtttattaaaaaaaaaaaaaaaaaagccaatggTTAACCGATTTTAACCGAAATCGTCTCTTTACCAAAAATTTCAAGATTTATTCTTATCAAAATGAATTCGGTGAATTAACCTATTTAACTGACAATTTCagaataataaatagaaaattactGAGAATCCAAAGTGAAGAAAACTATAatgaaatggattttttttttttttgtgaaaaagaaaaagaaaaaaaaaaaggaaagaagagagacaCACAAGAATTACCTTTGTTCAATTTATGACCTACATCACATGTTAAATTAAGCCTAAGGACTACAATATTGTGATGTAGGTCGTATAGCTTGATTTGATTGTATACAAAACAACAAAGgattttattcaaattcaatctaatcataatcaaatctcttCATTTATGACAATTTAATCTCATCAAATGCTCATCAAATGCTCATCAAATCCCTAAATTTAGTTAATCAAAATTCTCATCAAATTCCTAAATCTAGGATAACCCAAATACACTCTAAGATAAAGTTCCAATACATCCGATTCTCAGTATCACACAAAATATATtgttttccaaacaaaaaacacaaaagtaaagataaaaatatgaactTGACAAACGTCATTGTTTCTCTCTCGCTGTGAAAAGATCGCAGTCTCTGGTTTGTCGAACTGCAGCTCCAACGGCGCTCTTCTGGTAATCTTGTACCAAGGGCCGAATAGCATGGTCCTCTTATAGTGCGAGTAAGTCGGCAACAAAGACCAAATACTACTTGGTCTCAGACTTTTAATACAACTAGCTGATAGTGAGTccaaaaatccaataaaataaataaagtcccAACTTGATGGACTTCAATGTCACGTCCAAGAtgcttgtttgatttgttttctatatatgatttttcaagaaacaATAATAGAGATTGACATAACagtcagttaaaaaaaaaaaaaaaaaaacctttggtAATGTTTGATAACTCGTTTTATGAGTGATTTTTTCTGATTTggttgaaaaaatgttttgatgccacaagttgagtttttttttttttttttttttttttggaaaaaattatatttaactcttATGTTCTTTTCTgatttaaatttagttttttgGGGTTTTAATTATCGTTTGGGTCTATGATGTGGGacaatatttacctatattttcggtaaaaaacgaaaataaagaaaatatcaataataattttggaaGAGCTCcacttgatcagaattttatctcTTCTCAAATAATGgaagtacaaaaagaaaattttatctCTTCTCAAATAATGGaagtacaaaatgaaagattgtcacgattcccgctgattgtcaatttttatattatgatttattttattttattaggactttatttcattttcttaataaggttagatttgctttaattattttcctttcctaatttcctttctttattaggattaggtttactattactactaggattaggtttactattactattaggattaggtttactttctctacaagtatttctcttctataaatagattagtttattatgtaaaactcatatcgaattattattaaatcagagaattttctctcaaatactctgcggagttttatctttccTTTAGTTTGcaggcttgttttatcttttgggtagaagacgaagacgcttcttcTTGTAGAATCAAAAACGctgtttttttattagttaccttagtcttccatTACGTCAATCTATTGTTAGGaagctcatttattttttcggTGTTTTAAGTCCTCTactcattttccttctctttNNNNNNNNNNNNNNNNNNNNggccccccccccaaaaaaaaagaaaaagacttgtCCCCCCAaataggcctgggtatcggtcaaaacggtccggtttcGGCttttatcggttattaaccgataatttttggTTAAACGATTTATTAActgataccgaaccaataagaattttaaccgaaattatcggttataacggtacacggttaaacggttcggttaaaccggttaaccaaTTTAACCGTGgactttatattgatttattttgttgggccaaaaatgagtttttttttttttttttttttttacttttgagagcccaaatactttttgtttggctaaaataacttattaaaaatgagttattttagagcccaaatatttgttttttgagataaaaattgaagcttttttatattgatccactccaactttttttatattataaaatacttttttccaaagcaaatggactaattaacataatgaatgctaattagattaacaaaactacgtcgttttggcatccttatttaacggtttatatcggttaaacggttaaccgatatgaaatttctaaccgaaccgataagcataccggtataaaaaatttaaccgataaggatatcggtatatcggttatagttaatatcggttcggtNNNNNNNNNNNNNNNNNNNNCCCGATCCCcaaaaaaatagccaaaaaaaaaatgcaaaaaaatagccccccaaaaaaaataggCGCCCCATCTCCCAACAAAATAGGCAGCCGATACCCCCTTCTCTTCTTTAGTTCCTCACTTCGTCTCCTAGTCGAGATACAGAgattgagaatttgagagagagagttgcgaattgagagagagagagagagagcactgcTGCGGGAGGtaaaattcttataattttcttttaaattttgttatataatCGTGGGATTATAATTACAATCGTAGGATTATAATTGTGGAGAAAACCTTGTGCTTTGCTCTTTATGGAATATACCAGCAAacttgcttttgctttgttaATATTGGTTCTATAGTTACTGGTTGGTCTCCTCTGGTTTAGTTGGTTTTCTGTTCACGATTCGTTGTTTTGTTCTGCTGCTAGTATGTTTTGCAgctttgtaatttgttttgttggtgtTCAGCCTCTGTGAGGCTTTATTTTAGGCCTTTTGAAGGGCTTGTATTCGATGATACTTTGTATTTGGTTTGTCTTGCTTTTAATGAAGAtgcttatttatcaaaaaaaaaaaaaagagcaagaaatTGTGAAGAATTGTGAATTGTGAGACTTTGGGTTGGTTTACTCAAGTCCGAATTTTGgggatttctttgattttttatttttatttttgttattgtctTTATGTATGTACGGAAATGTCATAATGTAACACATGCgtatattatttgtttgatagGGTTAATTATTCCTCGAATGATTTACTTTCCCATCCAATGATTCATTTGTATTTCCTGGTTAGCCAATTTGCGCACATGCTCGGCCAACTAGAGCCATCAATTTtcgatattatttatttatgctttctcCCAATTTTGTTTGTAGATGATGGAGaagtcaaatacaatacttgactTTTTCAAACGAAAAAATGCACAAACTTCAAATGCACAAACTTCAAATGTCAACATTGGTGATACATCATCGCCAACTTCTGGTATCTcaatttctgaaaattcttctaaaagactTCGGAGAGTTGATGgcaatgaatttgatattagttcACTAGAGTTTGATCCTGGATTGCGTCGTCAGATATGAGAATATGATGTTAATTACCGAGATGAAATTCGAAGAGCTTACATTAATGCTGGTCAGTACCGACCTCCGATCTCAAATTACCCGAAATCTGAAAAAGAAAGTCATCTTCGTTGCTTTCAACATTCGTGGTACAATCTATTTCCTTCATGGATTGAATATTCACGTGAGAAAGATGCAGCATTTTGTCTaccttgttttctctttaataAGCCATCTGTGCATTTTACACAAAGTGTATTCACTATAGATGGATTCAggaattggaagaaagttagaaatggaaaagattgtACTTTTCTCAATCATATAGGAAAAGATCATACTCTATTTCACAGAGTTGTTAAGAAGTCATATGAAGATTTGAAGAACCAATCTCAACATATACAGAATGTGTTTGAAAAGCTCACTTCTgaacaaattgcaaacaatcGACTGCAGTTGAAAGCCTCAATTGATGTTATTTGAGTGCTTGCATTTCAAGGTGTTGCTTTTAGAGGTCGGGATGAAAGTGTGAGTTCTACAAATCGTGGAAATTTTCTTGAGATATTGGGTTTGACGATTTCATATAATAAACAGCTTGCTGAAGCGATCGCTAAAGCTCCCAAAAATGCCACTTACACGTCACCAACGgtagaaaaacaaattttacatgttttttcaaCGAAAGTAAAGGAAATAATTCGTAATGAAATTGGTGATGCAAAGTTTTGCGTAATTGTTGATGAAGCTCATGATGAGTCATTGAAGGAGCAAATGGCTatagttttaagatttgttgataAGAATGGCTTTGTGCGAGAACGCTTTTTTGGACTTGTTTATGTCTCTGATATTGCGGCATTAACCTTAAAAAAAGGTATATATTCTGTATTGTCTAAACATCAACTAgacattcaaaatattcgaGGGCAGGGATATGATGGCGCAAGTAATATGCGAGGGGGGTGGAATAGGTTGCAAGCTttggtttcaaatgattgtCCATATGCCTACTACATTCATTGTTTCGCACATTGTTTGCAATTGGCATTAGTGGTGGCATCAAATGAAGTTATTTctgttaatcaattttttaccaaattgaaTGTTGTTGTCAATTTTGTTTGTGCCTCATGCAATCGGTATGAAGAATTGCGGGTTGCCCAAGCTGCTGAAAATGCTTACATGATTGCAATTGATGAGATTGAGAGTGGAAGGGGACTTAATCAAATTAGTACGCTACAACGACCTGGAGATGCGCGTTGGAGTTCTCATTTGAGATCAGTTTctaacttgatcaaaatttatagTCCAGCTTGTGAAGTTATTGTTAAAATCATTGATGTGGGAACTTCTTCTTCCCAACGAGCAGAAGCTGATTCAGTTCATCAGGTAAtgacttcatttgaatttgtattaaTCTTACATCTCATGAAAGAAACTATGCAGATCACCGATCATCTATGTCAAGCATTGCAATCCAAATCTCAAGACATTTTAAGTGCCATGCATCTTGTTTCATCCACTCAAAGGTGTATCCAACAATATAGAAATGATAAATGGGAAGTTTTACTTACCAAAGTGAAGTTGTTTTGCAATAAACGCAACATAAATGTTCTAGATATGAATGTCGGTTATGTTGAGAGAAGAGGTCGAGCTCGCAATCAACAAGCTGACTTTACAATTGAGCATCATTATCGTGtagatattttttgtgctgCAATAGATTCTCAATTGCAAGAATTAAATCGCCGGTTTAGTGAGCATGCAGTGGAGTTGCTTATTCTAGGCTCGGCACTTAATCCTCGAGCTGCGCGTGAGTCTTTTAGAATTGATGATATTTGTCAGTTGGTAAATAAGTTTTATCCGCAAGACTTTACCGATCTTGAAAAAGAACAGTTGGAAATAGAACTTCACCATTATGAGCATAATATAGTTCAAGATTCAAGTTTCCAAggattgttaaatatttttgaattgtgCCAATGGTTGGTTAGAACCGGAAAATCAACTATCTACCAACTTGTTTTTCGAGTTGTTGTGCTTCTGCTTACCCTTCCCGTTTCTACCGTAACTACAGAACGAACATTTTCAGCCATGAATATCATCAAAACTAGGCTtcgcaacaaaattgaagatgagttTCTGACGGATTCTCTGATGTtatacataaaaaaagaaattgttgcGACACTTAGTACAGATTCAATTATAGATGATTTTCGGGATATGCAAACATGACTGGTTCCATTTTGATAGGTGTTTGagctaaaatttgaaatgttttatgACACAACTATTTATgtatctttttcttcatatgtttatctttttgttaaaactgaattgaagctattttttattttttttttattttttatttatacgttactttatgtattttgaatttatacctCGGTCCCCCATCAAACTTTCTGAATCCGTCtctgcccatatatatatatatatatatgagttatCAAAGTATGTTTTTCATTTGGAATTTGTCACAGGAAGTGGAGTTGATGAGGAGAAAATTCAGAGAGTTGAAGGTGGAATTCACAAGGAAGCGCTTCAAGAGCATGGAGAATCAAGCTTGTGCTGTtatatgctaattttttttattgaaaaaaaaaaatccgaactAAATATAATGTCCCGAGTCTTAACATActttattcaactataaatagtcctaaccactatatatatatatattcttcttaaGCTACAACAAAGTAAATTCTTCAACGAATTTTAGATTGGAATAGGAACAGCTGTCAGAGGATGAGCAATTTGCAAAGTGAGGCCAAACTTTTCTTTCATGTTCATATGCTCACGATTAACCCCACCTTCAAGCTTCCAATCAAAGGTGTGGATGAGAGAACCCAACATCAAGTGCAACATTCGTATTGCCAATGGTGAACTTGGacatatcactacaaaaaaacaattttttccttactagagttttttgacgtgtcatggtgtatgacacgtcagaaaagttTTTTGATAtgacattttctgacgtgtgttgaaTTTTAGATACATAAgagtcaggaaatttttttttcctaacgtGTTACAATTTTTCTTGCCTGATATCTGTCCTATTATCATAGAATAGAATTAAAAATGCATAGGAAAGTCATATATTATAACTTTATAAGTATCAGTTTAGCATACTGAATTGGAGAAATTTTCGGTCCCACTAATCCTAACGTCGTACATTAATGGAGTTTTACAAAGAAGGAAAGGAAGTATATCATTCAGTGTATTAAGTTGATTTATACAAATAAAGCAACTTCTACAGTTCATCATTCAACCCTGAAAAACTTTTCTTGCACGTCAAATGCATCTAAAGAACATCAAGAGGGCCCAATTCAATTCATGAACTAACCATGGCCTTGGGACCATGATTGGATTGATCTAGAAGGCAACTGCAGACTAGTGCAGTTCTGCATCATAGCTTTGTCTTCTTCATCCTCATTTGAAGACTTCAAACCCTCAATTGATTACAGCGAGGCGACAGGACTTGTACGTATAACAGTGTCCAAAGAGTGCCAACTTTATTAATTCCAAAAGCACATTTTTGCTTATATGCTCATTAATTAATCTGTGACGAACAACAACACATAATATGGACGCAAATAGAATGTGGGAGCTGAACCTTCTGCAAATATCCAACGGTCATCCTTCAACACCATATCCTCTTGTTTCATCCCATTTTCAGCCTTCCAATAGACCCCAATCTCCAACCCTGAAAAAGTTTCTAACACCACCTCTTTGGGTAAGGGcatgtcactacaaaaaaaagtgttattaGTGACGTGTCCACAGTGTAAAATTTTTTTCCCACGTCACCatttaatttgacatgttactaaagttgtcttttttttttttttccagtttttgaaatggtgacgtgtcaaattgacacttcaccaaatggtgacatgtcaactttgacacattactaatgttgtcaaatttttatttattttatttttttagtttttgaattggtaacatgtcaaagttgacacgtcaccaaatggtaacgtgtcaattttgacacgttactacgCGTCACCATTTTGAAATGTGCTCTTGGTATAGAAATCATAATATAACAAACGGGATAATCATATAATGACAGAAATATAGGAAATAGAATAAATACAGACATTAAGGTGGTTTGgcatatagcctacatccacacaccTTAAAGCCTTAtaggctacatatttccttGTTATATGATCTGCCATGTTCCTCACATAATTGCCGCACAGTAACTCGCCCCAACCTTCATGTTCGGCAGCCGGTAGAAGACTACTCCCTCCCCGCTACGTTTTGTAGAGAGAAACCCTAGGGAGGACtttagatttttaatttgtttgacaCATTGGTACATTGACCCAACGCCtaaatttcatatataatcCATCAATTTAACCCAATTAGAAATCAAA
This genomic interval from Corylus avellana chromosome ca3, CavTom2PMs-1.0 contains the following:
- the LOC132176322 gene encoding geraniol 8-hydroxylase-like, whose protein sequence is MDFFSFVIGLCLIWILIKTFSYGRSKPVHRKLPPGPKPLPVIGNLLELGDKPHNSLTKLAKAHGDIMSLKLGRVTTIVISSADMAKQVLQTHDRLLANRTIPDAIRVYNSEELRLPWIPVSSRWRNLRKICNGQLFSNTALDANQDIRRKKVQELLAETRQSSLTGEAVEIGRAAFKTTLNLLSNTILSVDLADPNSDAARKFQEIVWNILKEAGKPNIVDHFPLFQKLDPQGIRRRMTVNFRKMIGLFSGMINERLQLRKVSDFITNRDMLDTLLNITEENNEMMDMTTMEHFVLDLFVAGTDTTSVTLEWAMAELLHNPEALSKAKIELDQVIGKGNPVEESDITRLPYLQAIVKETFRLHPAVPLLLPRKAEADVEINGYIIPKGAQVLVNAWAIGRDPTIWENANLFMPERFLGSEIDVRGRNFELIPFGGGRRICPGLPLVIRVLHSMLGSLIHTFNWRLEDGVKREDMNMEEKFGITLQRAHPLRAVPILASLK
- the LOC132174380 gene encoding uncharacterized protein LOC132174380 translates to MEKSNTILDFFKRKNAQTSNAQTSNVNIGDTSSPTSGISISENSSKRLRRVDGNEFDISSLEFDPGLRRVAFRGRDESVSSTNRGNFLEILGLTISYNKQLAEAIAKAPKNATYTSPTVEKQILHVFSTKVKEIIRNEIGDAKFCVIVDEAHDESLKEQMAIVLRFVDKNGFVRERFFGLVYVSDIAALTLKKGIYSVLSKHQLDIQNIRGQGYDGASNMRGGWNRLQALVSNDCPYAYYIHCFAHCLQLALVVASNEVISVNQFFTKLNVVVNFVCASCNRYEELRVAQAAENAYMIAIDEIESGRGLNQISTLQRPGDARWSSHLRSVSNLIKIYSPACEVIVKIIDVGTSSSQRAEADSVHQEVELMRRKFRELKVEFTRKRFKSMENQACAVIC